Proteins encoded in a region of the Flavobacteriales bacterium genome:
- the infC gene encoding translation initiation factor IF-3: MNSPRPAFGGRGGRPQKEELHKINNRITAREVRVVGEDIEPKVYSLSEALKMAAERELDLVEISPNAVPPVCKITDYKKFLYEQKKKQKEQKAKQAKVTVKEIRFGPNTDEHDFNFKVKHAIEFLNEGSKVRAYVFFKGRTIVFKERGEILLLKFAQALEEYGAVEKLPSLEGKKMFIYINPKKKK; this comes from the coding sequence ATGAATTCGCCTCGCCCGGCCTTTGGTGGTCGCGGAGGACGTCCTCAGAAAGAGGAACTGCATAAAATCAACAACCGCATCACGGCCCGCGAGGTTCGTGTAGTGGGAGAGGATATTGAACCGAAGGTTTATTCCTTATCAGAAGCACTTAAAATGGCGGCTGAACGTGAACTGGACCTCGTGGAAATTTCTCCGAACGCAGTTCCTCCGGTATGTAAGATTACTGATTACAAAAAGTTCCTTTACGAACAAAAGAAAAAACAGAAGGAACAAAAGGCTAAACAAGCCAAAGTAACAGTAAAGGAAATTCGTTTCGGTCCAAATACCGATGAGCACGATTTCAACTTTAAAGTGAAACATGCCATCGAGTTTTTGAACGAAGGAAGTAAAGTCAGAGCTTATGTGTTCTTTAAAGGAAGAACCATTGTATTTAAAGAGCGCGGAGAAATTTTATTATTGAAATTTGCCCAGGCACTTGAAGAATACGGAGCAGTTGAAAAACTGCCATCTTTAGAAGGTAAAAAGATGTTCATTTACATCAACCCGAAAAAGAAAAAATAA
- the rpmI gene encoding 50S ribosomal protein L35: MPKMKTNSSAKKRFKVTATGKIKRKHAFKRHILTKKSTKAKRALTHSGLVHDADMKNVKAMLVL; the protein is encoded by the coding sequence ATGCCTAAAATGAAAACTAATTCCAGTGCAAAGAAGCGCTTTAAAGTGACTGCTACTGGAAAGATCAAAAGAAAGCATGCGTTCAAGCGTCACATTCTTACCAAGAAGTCGACCAAAGCTAAGCGTGCGTTAACGCATAGCGGATTGGTACACGATGCCGACATGAAGAATGTGAAAGCGATGCTCGTGCTCTGA
- the rplT gene encoding 50S ribosomal protein L20 — translation MPRSKNKVASKARRKKILDSAKGFWGRGKNVLTVAKNKVEKAGVHAYSGRKQKKRLYRALWIQRINAAVRPLGMSYSEFIGKANAKGIALNRKALADLALNHPDAFKAVVEKVK, via the coding sequence ATGCCACGTAGTAAAAACAAAGTAGCGTCAAAGGCAAGACGTAAAAAGATTCTGGATTCCGCAAAAGGTTTCTGGGGCCGCGGTAAAAATGTATTAACCGTAGCAAAAAACAAAGTAGAAAAAGCAGGAGTACACGCTTATTCCGGACGTAAACAAAAGAAACGTCTGTATCGTGCACTTTGGATTCAGCGTATCAACGCTGCAGTTCGTCCGCTTGGAATGTCGTACAGCGAATTTATCGGTAAAGCCAATGCAAAAGGTATTGCTCTGAACCGTAAAGCACTTGCTGATTTGGCATTGAATCACCCGGATGCATTTAAAGCAGTAGTTGAGAAAGTGAAATAA
- a CDS encoding tryptophanase, with protein MPYKTIIEPFRIKTVEPIKMTTRENRELFMRHAHYNPFLLTSDQVLIDFLTDSGTSAMSSEQWAGVMRGDESYAGASSWRKMHAAVENLTGMPFVLPTHQGRAAERILYGHLGGAGKTFISNTHFDTTRANIEFSGAEAIDIVIEEGKNPALQHPFKGNMDVKKLEQLILEKGPENIGGVILTVTNNSGGGQPVSLKNALEVSEICDKYNVYLFLDCCRVAENAYFIKHREPEFSHLSYKEIAQRMFALADGAVMSAKKDALVNMGGFLSLRDDQLAEDCKNLLIITEGYTTYGGLSGRDMEALAIGLEEVFDPDYLHYRIRSTAYLGEALHAMGVPVMMPIGGHAVYVDAKSFYPQIPSHEYPGQALACELYMEGGVRSCEIGSVMFGKYDAEGKLIPAPMELVRLAIPRRVYTQSHIEYVLEVFENLLKGKEKVKGMKITREPKFLRHFTSHFERL; from the coding sequence ATGCCCTACAAAACCATCATCGAACCGTTTCGGATTAAAACAGTAGAACCTATAAAAATGACCACCCGCGAAAACCGGGAGTTGTTTATGCGTCATGCACACTATAATCCCTTTTTGTTGACCTCCGATCAGGTATTAATCGATTTTTTAACGGATAGTGGAACTTCTGCCATGAGTTCAGAGCAATGGGCCGGAGTTATGCGTGGTGATGAATCCTATGCAGGGGCTTCCAGTTGGAGAAAAATGCATGCGGCGGTGGAGAATTTAACCGGTATGCCTTTCGTATTGCCAACGCATCAGGGAAGAGCGGCAGAACGGATTTTATATGGTCACCTCGGTGGTGCAGGAAAAACGTTTATCTCCAATACACATTTCGATACTACACGAGCCAATATTGAATTTAGCGGTGCAGAGGCGATTGATATAGTTATTGAAGAAGGAAAAAATCCTGCTTTGCAACATCCGTTTAAAGGAAATATGGATGTAAAAAAACTGGAACAATTAATTCTGGAAAAGGGACCTGAAAACATAGGTGGTGTTATTTTAACGGTTACCAATAATTCAGGGGGTGGTCAACCCGTAAGTTTAAAAAACGCACTCGAGGTAAGTGAGATTTGCGATAAATACAACGTATATCTATTTCTCGATTGTTGTCGCGTTGCAGAAAATGCCTATTTCATTAAACATCGTGAACCGGAATTTTCTCATCTCAGCTATAAAGAAATTGCTCAACGCATGTTCGCTCTTGCCGATGGCGCAGTAATGAGTGCAAAAAAAGATGCATTGGTAAACATGGGTGGATTTTTATCACTTCGTGATGATCAGTTGGCAGAGGATTGCAAAAATCTCTTAATTATAACGGAAGGTTATACCACCTACGGGGGATTATCCGGAAGGGATATGGAAGCGCTGGCCATTGGACTGGAAGAAGTGTTTGATCCGGATTATCTCCATTACCGAATTCGCAGCACAGCCTATTTAGGAGAAGCTTTGCATGCCATGGGTGTTCCGGTGATGATGCCAATTGGCGGACATGCCGTTTATGTGGATGCAAAATCATTTTATCCGCAGATTCCTTCGCATGAATATCCCGGTCAGGCTTTAGCGTGTGAATTATATATGGAAGGCGGCGTTAGAAGTTGTGAAATCGGATCGGTGATGTTTGGTAAATATGATGCAGAAGGAAAATTAATTCCCGCTCCTATGGAATTGGTTCGACTCGCCATTCCTCGTCGCGTTTATACGCAAAGTCATATTGAATACGTTCTCGAAGTGTTCGAAAATCTGCTGAAAGGAAAAGAAAAAGTGAAAGGAATGAAGATCACCCGTGAGCCCAAATTCCTGCGCCATTTTACCTCGCATTTCGAGCGACTCTGA
- a CDS encoding GNAT family N-acetyltransferase, with product MKIIPFPQPVEFNRIIELMDLVNEIYETEEHDFWEEGHVRTNEDELMQLAEEDRLLLAVEDDQIIGSIALDFHSPDLAEFKMLICDPSYRGKGIGSNLIAHAEGLAKQKGIHHMQLVLVSPLEGEHSGKNLLRQWYQDLGYSITKNQSLTQSIPHLSKVAVMPLKCEIMSKSLR from the coding sequence ATGAAGATTATTCCATTTCCCCAACCTGTTGAATTTAACCGGATCATCGAATTAATGGATCTCGTAAATGAAATTTATGAAACGGAAGAACATGATTTTTGGGAGGAGGGACATGTCCGCACCAATGAAGATGAATTGATGCAACTGGCTGAAGAAGATCGTTTGCTTTTGGCTGTGGAGGACGATCAAATTATTGGTTCCATTGCTCTTGATTTTCATTCGCCTGATCTCGCAGAATTCAAAATGCTGATTTGTGATCCTTCCTATCGTGGAAAAGGAATTGGTTCAAATTTAATTGCGCATGCAGAAGGTCTTGCCAAACAAAAAGGCATACACCACATGCAATTGGTATTGGTATCACCCCTTGAGGGTGAACATAGCGGGAAAAACCTCCTTCGCCAATGGTATCAGGATTTAGGGTACAGCATTACTAAAAACCAATCGCTGACCCAATCCATTCCTCACCTCAGCAAAGTGGCTGTAATGCCTTTAAAATGCGAAATAATGAGCAAATCACTCCGGTGA
- a CDS encoding rhomboid family intramembrane serine protease, translating into MNRADRNKILAALGIPFIVTLLAWISWLVFSPEVVAWGIHPRNFMGLRGILFAPLIHEPSTISHLLNNSIPLLFLGWALYYFYPELANRVFAFIWVFSGFWVWLAVKDDSYHIGASGIVYGLASFLFYSGIIRKQTNLLGLTMLVTFLYGGMVWGIFPYDLSISWQGHLFGGIMGLVLAIYYRKEGWQREKYEWETEPIHETFSELNQRHEAVLSGKIPDPNLPVELPPHIVVNYEIVEGNKKD; encoded by the coding sequence ATGAATCGCGCCGATCGAAATAAAATTTTAGCTGCATTAGGTATTCCTTTCATCGTAACGCTTCTTGCCTGGATCAGCTGGTTGGTGTTTTCACCCGAAGTGGTGGCCTGGGGAATTCATCCGAGAAATTTCATGGGTTTAAGAGGAATATTATTTGCACCGCTTATCCATGAACCCTCTACCATTTCGCATTTACTGAATAATTCAATTCCGCTCTTGTTTCTGGGTTGGGCATTGTATTATTTCTATCCTGAATTAGCCAACCGTGTGTTTGCATTTATTTGGGTTTTCTCCGGATTTTGGGTGTGGCTTGCTGTTAAAGATGATTCGTACCATATCGGGGCAAGTGGAATTGTGTACGGACTTGCATCCTTCCTGTTTTATTCCGGAATAATTAGAAAGCAAACCAATTTATTGGGATTAACCATGCTCGTTACCTTTTTATACGGCGGAATGGTGTGGGGAATTTTTCCCTACGATTTAAGCATTAGCTGGCAGGGTCATCTATTCGGTGGAATTATGGGACTAGTGCTTGCCATATATTACCGTAAAGAAGGATGGCAGCGCGAAAAATATGAATGGGAAACAGAGCCGATACATGAAACATTTTCCGAATTAAATCAACGCCATGAAGCGGTGCTCAGCGGAAAAATTCCCGATCCGAATTTGCCTGTGGAATTACCACCGCATATTGTGGTGAATTATGAAATTGTTGAAGGAAATAAAAAGGACTAA
- the dnaN gene encoding DNA polymerase III subunit beta — translation MKFIVSSTALLKQLQSISGVLNSSNTLPILDNFLFEISNKQLTVSASDLETTMVTTMEVEAREDGSICIPAKLLIETLKNFPELPLTFSIDAKNFSVEISSDNGKFKLTGHNASEFPKVPGIEAASSVAMPSSVLLNAIVKTIFATGSDDLRPVMSGVYCQLSSDEFIFVATDAHKLVRFKRSDLKSPKAAAFIIPKKPLNLLKSALSANGGEVKVEFNQTNALFTFDHHTLICRLIDGKYPNYEAVIPKQNPNKLTIDRSTFLSSLKRVSIFSNKTTHQVRLKMTGSELAISAEDLDYANEAMERLTCAYEGEDMEIGFNAKFLIEMLNNLQCNDVILEMSAPNRAGILLPAESDNKDESILMLVMPIMLNN, via the coding sequence ATGAAATTTATTGTCTCAAGTACCGCTCTTTTAAAACAACTTCAATCCATCAGTGGGGTTTTAAATTCGAGCAATACGTTGCCAATTCTGGATAATTTTTTGTTTGAAATCAGTAATAAGCAATTAACTGTTTCTGCTTCCGATTTAGAAACTACAATGGTTACTACCATGGAAGTTGAAGCACGTGAAGACGGAAGCATTTGTATTCCTGCGAAATTATTGATTGAAACATTGAAGAATTTCCCGGAGTTACCATTGACGTTTTCTATCGACGCCAAAAATTTCTCGGTTGAGATTTCATCCGATAATGGTAAATTTAAATTAACCGGTCACAATGCTTCGGAGTTTCCGAAAGTACCCGGAATTGAAGCGGCATCATCAGTGGCCATGCCTTCGAGTGTATTATTAAATGCCATCGTTAAAACCATCTTCGCTACAGGAAGCGACGATTTGCGTCCTGTTATGAGCGGAGTATATTGTCAACTGAGCTCCGACGAATTTATTTTCGTAGCTACTGATGCACATAAACTGGTTCGCTTTAAACGCAGCGATTTAAAATCGCCGAAAGCTGCTGCATTTATTATCCCTAAAAAACCGCTTAACCTTTTAAAAAGTGCTTTAAGTGCAAATGGCGGAGAAGTAAAAGTGGAGTTTAACCAAACAAATGCCTTATTTACTTTTGATCACCATACTTTAATTTGCCGTTTAATCGATGGTAAATACCCGAATTACGAAGCTGTAATTCCAAAACAAAATCCGAACAAACTGACGATTGATCGTTCAACCTTCCTTAGTTCGTTAAAACGTGTTTCTATTTTTTCCAATAAAACTACTCACCAGGTTCGTTTAAAAATGACCGGAAGTGAATTGGCTATTTCTGCGGAAGATTTAGATTACGCCAATGAAGCCATGGAGCGTTTAACCTGCGCTTACGAAGGAGAAGATATGGAAATCGGATTCAATGCGAAATTCCTTATCGAAATGCTGAACAATTTGCAGTGTAACGATGTTATTCTTGAAATGAGTGCTCCGAACCGTGCCGGTATTTTATTACCAGCAGAGTCGGACAATAAAGATGAAAGTATTTTAATGTTGGTAATGCCTATTATGCTGAACAACTAA
- the gldG gene encoding gliding motility-associated ABC transporter substrate-binding protein GldG: protein MFALLLKEIRGFLSSLIGYIVISVFLLLMGLFIWVFNNPFNLLDAGFADLDPLFNLAPMVFLFLIPSITMRSFAEEKRTGTIELLLTRPLSDLQIIISKFSAGLLLVLFSLLPTLLYYYTISSLGDPPGSVDTGGMWGSYLGLVLLSASFVSIGIFSSAVSQNQIVSFIIGVFLCFFFYLGFDFLGSYAMFGSLDTLVKDLGIYEHYHSISRGVIDTRDVIYFLSVIVVFVLLTKVVLESRKKVNRLQFVLNLGIILLVNILTSFTFLRFDLTAEKRHSLSEGTIKFLKEKLEDEITFQIYLTGELPSDLKRIEREIREKLDEMKAYAGDKIQYEFFDPYSIEDEKDQLAFMDQLDYERNISYSELEIEEKGKLSYKILFPGATVSYGTQPPISFNFFSKPFVKKDENIRNLVDFTVNNIEYQLMDAIRKVTRVTKPRIAILEGHGEADEVHLAVITDALSEFYSVERVRIDNKINAIRDFNGLIIADPDSAFTEKEKFVIDQFIMKGGKVAWFIDPMEVREDTLFRRGQTFGVARNLNLEDQLFTYGVRLNNDIILDDACTDIFIPGSSQDFYGWFFYPLLQPSRSHVITQNIDPVKARYASSMDIVGNDQNVSKTVLLQTSAKSTVYNSPARINYGIVEMRDNLFLNKRPPSNIAVLLEGTFSSVFKDRLAPEFLNSKDYVYKESSVPTKMLIVSDGDIPQNEVSLKVVNGQKKAVPFPLHLDKYGQVNSTGSPKFIFGNKEFILNAIDYLMGDPEMIQVRQRTIMVRRLNEDRVIAERRYWQMLNVGLPVALIILFGLIQHFYRKRKYTR, encoded by the coding sequence ATGTTTGCATTACTGCTGAAAGAAATACGAGGCTTCCTCAGCTCATTGATCGGATACATTGTTATCTCGGTTTTTCTGTTGCTCATGGGGCTTTTCATTTGGGTATTTAATAATCCGTTTAATCTGCTGGATGCAGGTTTTGCCGATTTGGACCCGCTGTTCAATTTGGCGCCCATGGTGTTTCTCTTCCTCATTCCTTCTATTACCATGCGATCGTTTGCGGAAGAAAAGCGGACAGGTACCATTGAATTATTGCTGACACGTCCCTTATCTGATCTACAAATTATCATCTCTAAATTCAGTGCAGGTTTATTGCTGGTGTTGTTTTCATTGTTACCTACCCTGCTCTATTATTACACCATCAGCTCACTCGGAGATCCACCGGGAAGTGTTGATACCGGCGGAATGTGGGGTTCTTATTTAGGACTGGTTTTATTAAGTGCAAGTTTTGTTTCCATCGGAATTTTTTCTTCTGCCGTTTCGCAAAACCAAATCGTATCCTTTATCATTGGTGTTTTCCTGTGTTTCTTTTTCTACCTGGGATTTGACTTCCTTGGCTCCTACGCCATGTTCGGGAGTCTCGACACCCTCGTGAAAGATTTAGGTATTTATGAGCATTATCACTCTATTAGTCGTGGTGTAATTGATACCAGAGACGTGATTTATTTTCTATCGGTGATCGTGGTGTTTGTGCTGCTGACAAAAGTTGTACTCGAATCGCGCAAAAAAGTAAATCGTTTGCAGTTTGTACTGAATCTTGGAATCATTTTGCTGGTAAATATTTTAACCTCATTCACTTTTTTGAGGTTCGATTTAACCGCAGAAAAACGCCATTCACTTTCGGAGGGAACCATTAAATTTTTGAAAGAAAAATTAGAAGATGAAATCACCTTTCAAATTTATCTCACAGGTGAACTTCCTTCCGATTTAAAACGTATTGAACGGGAAATCCGTGAAAAGCTGGATGAAATGAAGGCGTATGCCGGTGATAAAATCCAGTACGAATTTTTTGATCCCTATTCGATAGAAGACGAAAAAGATCAGTTGGCCTTTATGGATCAACTCGATTATGAACGCAACATTTCCTATTCTGAACTGGAGATTGAAGAAAAAGGAAAACTCAGTTATAAAATATTATTCCCGGGTGCAACGGTAAGCTACGGAACACAGCCGCCTATTTCTTTTAATTTCTTTTCTAAACCCTTTGTAAAAAAAGATGAGAACATCAGGAACCTGGTCGACTTTACCGTTAACAACATCGAGTACCAACTCATGGATGCCATCCGGAAAGTTACCCGCGTTACCAAACCCCGTATTGCTATTTTAGAAGGACACGGCGAAGCGGATGAGGTCCACCTTGCCGTGATTACTGATGCTCTTTCTGAATTCTATTCCGTAGAGCGTGTTAGAATCGATAATAAGATCAATGCCATTCGCGATTTTAACGGATTGATTATTGCGGATCCGGATTCAGCTTTTACCGAGAAGGAAAAATTTGTGATTGACCAGTTCATCATGAAAGGTGGAAAAGTAGCATGGTTCATCGATCCGATGGAAGTTCGGGAAGACACCTTATTCCGTCGCGGTCAGACCTTTGGTGTTGCACGAAACCTGAATTTAGAAGATCAGCTGTTTACCTACGGTGTTCGCTTGAATAACGATATTATCCTTGATGATGCCTGTACGGATATTTTCATTCCGGGTTCATCGCAAGATTTTTACGGCTGGTTTTTCTATCCACTGCTGCAGCCTTCACGTTCACACGTAATCACCCAAAACATTGACCCCGTAAAAGCAAGGTATGCGAGTAGTATGGATATTGTGGGTAATGATCAGAATGTATCTAAAACCGTACTTCTTCAAACCTCTGCTAAAAGCACCGTTTACAATTCTCCTGCACGTATAAATTATGGCATTGTTGAAATGCGCGATAATTTATTTTTAAATAAACGTCCGCCATCCAATATTGCCGTTTTATTAGAAGGGACATTTAGTTCCGTATTTAAAGATCGCTTAGCTCCTGAGTTTTTAAACAGTAAGGATTACGTTTACAAAGAATCTTCCGTGCCTACAAAAATGCTCATTGTATCAGACGGCGATATTCCTCAAAATGAAGTATCGTTAAAAGTAGTGAACGGACAAAAAAAGGCAGTTCCTTTCCCCTTGCATTTGGATAAATACGGACAGGTCAATTCCACCGGATCTCCAAAATTTATTTTTGGCAATAAAGAATTCATCTTAAATGCCATCGATTACCTCATGGGTGATCCGGAAATGATACAGGTGCGTCAGCGTACCATAATGGTGCGTCGTTTAAATGAGGACCGTGTAATTGCTGAGCGCAGGTACTGGCAAATGCTCAATGTGGGACTACCTGTTGCATTAATCATTCTATTCGGCTTGATCCAGCATTTTTATCGTAAACGCAAATACACCCGTTAA
- a CDS encoding aspartate kinase, with protein MVTIPEVVEDIIRKSPFLEEALADGLINVSSLARKIQPEIAERLKKDVKEGAVIMAINRMAPSNYYKINLKIQNFMHSIGDVIVRSNLSDFTYHNSDTLYSATAELLKQVSTQKELFCTFSAGVYETTVIVSEALKSFVLEHFSNEKQISFSDNLSSITIKLPKENTEISGVYYYILKRIAWDGINIREIISTSNEFTLVVHDKDIDRTFSILMSLKKM; from the coding sequence ATGGTTACTATCCCTGAAGTCGTAGAAGACATTATTCGTAAATCGCCCTTTTTGGAAGAGGCACTTGCCGACGGTTTAATCAATGTATCCTCACTTGCCCGAAAGATTCAGCCCGAGATTGCTGAGCGTCTGAAAAAGGATGTCAAGGAAGGGGCTGTGATTATGGCCATCAACCGAATGGCTCCCAGCAATTATTACAAGATAAACCTCAAGATTCAGAACTTTATGCACTCCATCGGTGATGTGATTGTACGTTCGAATCTATCCGATTTTACCTACCACAATTCCGACACCCTTTATTCTGCCACGGCGGAATTATTGAAACAGGTGAGCACCCAAAAGGAACTTTTCTGCACTTTTTCGGCCGGGGTTTACGAAACTACAGTGATCGTAAGTGAAGCTTTAAAAAGTTTTGTCCTCGAGCATTTCAGCAATGAAAAACAGATTTCATTCAGCGACAATCTCTCTTCCATTACCATAAAACTGCCCAAAGAAAACACAGAAATTTCGGGTGTTTATTACTACATCTTAAAGCGTATAGCCTGGGATGGCATTAACATCCGTGAGATTATTTCTACATCGAACGAGTTCACACTGGTGGTACATGATAAGGATATCGATAGAACCTTCTCTATTTTGATGAGCCTGAAAAAAATGTGA
- the dapA gene encoding 4-hydroxy-tetrahydrodipicolinate synthase codes for MKNSSFLNGSLVAIVTPFNENGSVDFKAYEKLLVKQLEGGTNGIVVAGTTGESAALSEDEYAALIRFTVEKVNGEVPVIVGAGSNVTTRAIRHSLVAQREGADALLILNPYYNKPTEEGIFVHYKAIAESVDLPIILYNVPGRTGSNMKASLTLKLAREIENVVAIKEASGDLNQIMEIIAGSPEGFKVFSGDDAMSLSIIAAGGSGCISVVANQVPREFSRLIHAALSGDFITARALHYQLLELMNLNFIESNPIPVKTTLHMMGLIQNKFREPMVPMSNPANLSRLHDCIEKLGLLQENSQLV; via the coding sequence ATGAAAAACTCAAGCTTTTTAAACGGATCACTGGTAGCTATTGTAACGCCTTTTAATGAAAACGGAAGTGTTGATTTTAAGGCCTATGAGAAGCTTTTAGTCAAACAGCTTGAGGGTGGAACCAATGGCATAGTGGTGGCCGGAACCACAGGTGAAAGTGCAGCACTTTCGGAAGATGAATATGCCGCTTTAATTCGTTTTACGGTAGAAAAAGTAAATGGAGAGGTTCCAGTTATTGTTGGAGCAGGTAGTAATGTCACCACCCGTGCCATTCGCCATTCACTGGTGGCACAACGCGAAGGTGCTGATGCTTTATTAATATTGAATCCTTATTATAATAAGCCAACGGAAGAAGGAATTTTTGTCCACTATAAAGCAATAGCGGAGAGTGTTGACTTACCCATCATCCTTTACAATGTACCGGGCAGAACAGGCTCGAATATGAAAGCTTCGCTTACGCTTAAGCTGGCCCGTGAAATCGAAAATGTGGTGGCTATTAAAGAGGCATCCGGCGATTTAAATCAGATCATGGAAATAATTGCAGGTAGTCCAGAAGGATTTAAAGTATTCTCCGGCGATGATGCGATGTCGCTTTCTATTATTGCAGCAGGAGGAAGCGGTTGCATTTCCGTGGTGGCCAATCAGGTTCCGCGTGAATTTAGCCGACTCATCCACGCCGCTTTGTCGGGCGATTTTATCACGGCACGTGCCCTGCATTATCAATTGCTGGAGCTGATGAATCTTAATTTTATTGAAAGTAATCCCATTCCGGTGAAGACTACATTACATATGATGGGACTTATCCAAAATAAATTCCGTGAGCCGATGGTACCGATGAGCAATCCAGCAAATCTTTCGCGTTTGCACGATTGTATTGAAAAACTCGGTTTATTGCAGGAAAATTCTCAATTGGTTTAA
- a CDS encoding aspartate kinase, whose translation MNVLKFGGTSVGSATRMRDVARIVESHSPVMIVLSAVSGTTNKLVDIAYHYNEGKKEKALALIDELEQSYFPFVEDLLQTESAQQEGKNIIATHFAHLRDYARNGFGIKQYREILAQGELISTQLFYRYMVEQNKNVVLINALDFMRVDEDGEPEMHFIQEALHAILAQVPGKQFYITQGFICRNPVGEIENLKRGGSDYSASLIGAALGSEEIQIWTDIDGMHNNDPRIVQGTYPVRNLSFDEAAELAYFGAKILHPSSVNPARKAGIPVRLKNTMQPEAEGTLISEQSERGTIKAIAAKDGITAIRIVSNRMLLAFGFLRNVFEIFERYKTPIDMITTSEVAVSLTIDNEGQLENILKELSVIADVEVDRDLSIISVVGDHISEGPGLAGKIFGALRSISMRMVSGGGSPNNVSLLLPTKHKNEALRQLNVELFQSVSQQC comes from the coding sequence ATGAATGTGTTGAAGTTCGGCGGGACCTCCGTTGGTTCCGCCACGCGTATGCGTGATGTTGCACGGATAGTGGAATCGCACTCTCCGGTGATGATTGTTTTATCTGCCGTTTCCGGAACCACCAATAAACTGGTGGATATAGCCTATCATTATAATGAAGGAAAAAAAGAAAAAGCATTAGCCTTAATTGATGAATTGGAGCAATCTTATTTTCCTTTTGTGGAAGATTTATTGCAAACGGAATCTGCACAACAAGAAGGGAAAAATATTATTGCCACACATTTCGCTCACCTGCGCGATTATGCACGCAATGGATTTGGAATAAAACAATACCGCGAAATTCTTGCACAGGGTGAATTGATTTCAACCCAATTGTTTTACCGTTACATGGTAGAACAAAATAAAAATGTGGTGTTGATTAATGCCCTGGATTTTATGCGTGTGGATGAGGATGGAGAACCTGAAATGCATTTTATTCAAGAGGCGCTTCATGCAATTTTAGCTCAGGTTCCGGGTAAACAGTTTTATATCACCCAAGGATTTATTTGCCGGAATCCCGTTGGAGAAATTGAAAATTTAAAGCGGGGTGGAAGTGATTATTCGGCTTCATTAATTGGCGCAGCATTGGGATCGGAAGAGATTCAGATCTGGACCGATATCGACGGGATGCACAACAATGATCCGCGAATAGTTCAAGGCACTTATCCGGTAAGGAATCTTTCGTTCGACGAAGCTGCAGAGCTGGCGTATTTTGGTGCAAAAATCCTGCATCCTTCCAGCGTAAATCCTGCGCGTAAGGCCGGAATTCCCGTTCGTTTAAAAAACACCATGCAACCCGAAGCGGAAGGAACTTTAATCAGTGAACAATCCGAAAGAGGAACCATTAAGGCCATTGCTGCGAAAGATGGAATTACTGCCATCCGTATCGTATCCAATCGCATGTTGCTTGCATTTGGATTTCTCCGGAATGTATTCGAGATTTTCGAGCGTTATAAAACACCTATCGATATGATCACTACTTCTGAAGTAGCGGTTTCATTAACGATCGACAATGAAGGTCAACTCGAAAACATTTTAAAAGAACTGAGTGTTATTGCTGATGTGGAAGTAGATCGCGATTTAAGTATCATTAGTGTCGTGGGCGATCACATCAGTGAAGGTCCCGGTTTGGCTGGAAAAATCTTCGGTGCACTTCGTTCTATTTCCATGCGCATGGTTTCGGGAGGCGGATCGCCGAATAATGTTTCTTTGTTACTGCCAACGAAGCACAAAAATGAAGCATTACGTCAGTTGAATGTTGAACTCTTTCAATCTGTTTCGCAACAATGTTAA